One window of Penaeus chinensis breed Huanghai No. 1 chromosome 3, ASM1920278v2, whole genome shotgun sequence genomic DNA carries:
- the LOC125040889 gene encoding DNA replication ATP-dependent helicase/nuclease DNA2-like: MAKESHDKANLIINTSETSVVVDLLQALVKVGLSEEEVGVITPYRAQVKLIRESVLHSVTGGHRIEVNTVDQYQGRDKSVIIYSCVRSGVTQVEAGEILQDERRLNVAVTRAKHKLIMVGDVTTLKLYTPFQQLIGLLDSSQIYSLKQASDILSWTD; this comes from the exons ATGGCCAAAGAAAGTCATGACAAGGCCAATCTGATCATCAACACCAGTGAGACCTCTGTTGTTGTTGACTTGCTGCAAGCACTTGTCAAG GTTGGCTTAAGTGAAGAAGAGGTTGGAGTTATAACACCCTACCGAGCACAAGTAAAACTTATTCGTGAGTCAGTACTACACAGCGTCACTGGTGGTCACAGGATAGAAGTCAACACTGTAGATCAGTACCAGGGACGAGACAAGAGTGTCATCATTTATTCCTGTGTGCGCTCAGGTGTGACCCAGGTTGAG GCTGGAGAAATTCTTCAAGATGAGCGACGTCTGAATGTGGCTGTAACGAGAGCAAAGCATAAGCTGATCATGGTTGGGGATGTCACAACCTTAAAGCTGTATACACCCTTTCAGCAACTGATTGGTCTTTTGGACTCCAGTCAGATTTACAGTCTAAAACAAGCCAGTGATATCCTCTCTTGGACTGACTAA